A region of the Streptomyces sp. NBC_00442 genome:
CAGGACCATGCCGACCAGGGCCGCGGCCGTGAGCGGGATGTCGATCTCCTCGCTCAGTTCGCCCGCCGCCACCGCGTCCCGGAGCACCCCCTCCACGACGGCCACCGCCTCCTGACGCACCACGAGCAGGGTCGACTGCCAGGCGCGGTTGGTGCGCCACAGCTCGGCGACGTACAGCTGGGTGAAGGCCGGGTAGCGGTGGATGAAGCCCAGGCCGGCCCGGATCATCGCGTCCAGGGCCTCGATCTTGGTTCCGCCCCGCTCGTCGGTCTCGTCCGCCGCCGCCTGCAAGGACGAGGTCAGCAGACCCACGCCGTGGCGCAGCAGCTCCTCGAAGAGCTCGGTCTTGCTCTTGAAGTTGTAGTAGACCGTGCCCTTGGCGACCCCGGCCCGCTCGGCGATCTCGTCCACCGTGGTGGCCGAGAAGCCCTGCTCGGCGATGAGCGTCACGGCGGCCTCGTACAGCTTCTGCCGGGTCGCCTGCCGTCTGGTGCTGCTGCTCTCCATGGCGTCGATTCTCACAGGTCTCACCGCTCTCGCCGCTCTCACAGGCTCAGTTCGGGGTGCAGCCGGTCGAGCGA
Encoded here:
- a CDS encoding TetR/AcrR family transcriptional regulator is translated as MESSSTRRQATRQKLYEAAVTLIAEQGFSATTVDEIAERAGVAKGTVYYNFKSKTELFEELLRHGVGLLTSSLQAAADETDERGGTKIEALDAMIRAGLGFIHRYPAFTQLYVAELWRTNRAWQSTLLVVRQEAVAVVEGVLRDAVAAGELSEEIDIPLTAAALVGMVLVAALDWQAFQSERSLDDVHAALSRLLHGRVGGR